The Haloterrigena turkmenica DSM 5511 genome includes the window CCGAGCCTTCGGGATCGTACTCCCGCGGGAGGGTCGACTCCGCGCGGCGGCGGTTCCAGTCAGCGAGGTGCTCGAGCGTACCGGGGCGGTCGATCGCCGTCGCCTCGAGGCCGTTAGCCGCCGCCGTCCAGGCCGCTCGGCCGGTCTCGGTGCGGACGACGACCGTCGTTTCACCGCCCGCAGTGCCGACGTTACCGGCGCTGATGTCGGCCGCAGCGCCGACGAAGTCCGCACACTCCGCACAGCCCCGCAGGCCCGCGGCGTCGAACGCGTCGACGTCGGTCTCGAGCAGCGTCGTCCCGTCGGCGTCGGACGCGTAGAGGGTCCCGTCCGTGATGTCGATCTTGTCGACCCGTTCGGAATCGACGTCGAAGCTCTCGAGGCGCGAGACCAGCCGCCTGTGCTCGAAGCTGCGGGTGCACATCAGCGCGACCGTCAGCGCGATCGGGTCGGCCGGCTCGTGGTCGTAGCGGTCGAGCGCGGTCGCGCCCTGAATCACGCAGGGCGTGCCGACGAGCGCGAGGTCCGCCTCGGCGGGGTCGAGCCCGTCATCGGCCAGCAGGTCGTCGATCTGGCCGAGGCCCATCGTCTGGCTGTAGATGCTGCCGCCGGCCTCGAGGAGGTCCTCCCGAGAGGTCGCGAGGAACGGCTCTCCGCGCAGGGGGTCCTCCTCGCTCTCGCGGGCGACCACCGCGCCGTCGAGTTCGCTCGCTTCGATCAGTTCGGCCAGCAGAGCGGTGACGGCGCCGCCGTCCTGGCCGGCCGCCGCGGCGTCGCCGTTCGCTCGCGCGGCGTAGGTCGCGGGCTCTGCGAGGCCGCGTTCTTCGGCGGTCAGCTCGAGGTGGCGTTCGTAGCGGAGGCCGCTGCGGGGGCAGAAGTCCCAGCAGCGCGAGCAGCCGGTGCACATCTTGACCAGCGTGGGACGGTGCTCCTCCTCGTCGATGCCGATCGAGTCGGAGGGACAGGCCGCGACACAGGAGGCACACTGGATGCAGCGGTCGGCCTCGATGACGGTTTCGTCCAGATCGCGGAACCAGATCTTCCCCGGTGGTTCGGTCACGTCGTCGTTCAGCTCTCGAGGGTCGCCGCCGACGCCCTTCGGCTCGGACCGGGATCTCGGTTCGGGCACCGACGGACGGTTATCCGCGGACATTCAGCTCACCTCCGTGCCGACGGCGGGCGGGTCGGTCCTCGGTCGTTCCGTAACGATTTCGCGCAGTTCCGCGTCGGACTTCCGGTCGATCCAGTCGGCGAACGATTCGCCCGCCCCGCGGTCGCTCTCGTACGCGAGCATTGTCTCCCGAATCACGTCCGGCACGTCGTCGATCGGAATCTTCCCGACGAGCCAGTCGATGAATTCGTCGTCGCCGAGGTCCCCGCCGAGTCCGAGGTCGGCCGCGCGACCGGACTCGTGGTCGTCGCGGTAGACCTCGCCGCGCAGGCCGAAATCGCCGACCTGGGGCTGGGCGCAGGAGGCCGAGCAGCCGGACATGTGAACGCGGATCGCGTCGTGGTCGTCCGCGATACCGACTTCCTCGGCCCAGTCGTCCAGTTCGCGGGCCCACCTGATCGCGCGGTTCTTCGTCTCGATGATCCCGTAGTTGCAGAACTCCCGGCCCGTACAGGTGACGATTCCGCGCGTGAACGGCCCGGGATCGGGGCTGTAACGTTCGACGACCGGTTCGTCGAGAAACGCCTCGAGCGCGTCGTCCGCGAGGTGGGGGACAAGTACGTTCTGGTTGGGCGTCAGCCGAAGTTCGCCGTCGCCGAGGTCGTCGGCGAGTCGCGCCAGTTCCGCGAACTCGTCGCCGCCCATTCGACCCGTCGGGACGTTCAACCCCACGTAGGAGCGGCCGTCGTCCTGCTCGTGGACGCCGACGTGGTCGCCCCGGTAGTCGGTCGTCAGCGCCTCGTCAGGTGATTCGAACGCGAAGTCGGCGTAGGACTCGAGTTCCGCCCTGAAGCGCTCGGGGCCGAGTTCCTCGACGAGGAACCGCAGACGGTTGACGGCGGTGTCGAGGTAGCTGCCCCGGTCCATGAAGAGGTCGGCCATCGCAGCGACGAGGTCGTCGACTTGCTCTGGTTCGACGAAGAGGTCGATATCGCTAGCGACCCGCGGGCCGTCCGAGAGGCCCCCGCCGACCCGCGCGACGAAGCCGTCGCGGCCGTCCTTGACGGCCGGCGTCAGCCCCAGATCCTGAATCCCCGATCGGGCGCAGTCCTCGTGACAGCCCGTGATGCTGACCTTGAACTTCCGCGGCAGGTTGGCGTAGGGGTGGTCGCCGAGGAACCGCTCGCTGACGCGCTCGACGGTCGGCCGGACGTCGATCGTCTCGTCGGCGTCGATCCCCGCGGCGGGACAGCCGACGACGTTGCGAACCGAGTTGCCACAGGCCTGCATCGTCTCGAGGCCAACCTCGT containing:
- a CDS encoding Coenzyme F420 hydrogenase/dehydrogenase, beta subunit C-terminal domain, whose protein sequence is MSADNRPSVPEPRSRSEPKGVGGDPRELNDDVTEPPGKIWFRDLDETVIEADRCIQCASCVAACPSDSIGIDEEEHRPTLVKMCTGCSRCWDFCPRSGLRYERHLELTAEERGLAEPATYAARANGDAAAAGQDGGAVTALLAELIEASELDGAVVARESEEDPLRGEPFLATSREDLLEAGGSIYSQTMGLGQIDDLLADDGLDPAEADLALVGTPCVIQGATALDRYDHEPADPIALTVALMCTRSFEHRRLVSRLESFDVDSERVDKIDITDGTLYASDADGTTLLETDVDAFDAAGLRGCAECADFVGAAADISAGNVGTAGGETTVVVRTETGRAAWTAAANGLEATAIDRPGTLEHLADWNRRRAESTLPREYDPEGSVGISYEEHREAYDGTDREPKPLNPARVHQYEEWC
- a CDS encoding rhodanese-like domain-containing protein; translation: MSDAPHVVSSSWLEAHRESVTVVDVREERDYEQLGRIPGAVNVPTKAFRDPSSVAEGKLPGAAAFADCMSEAGIERGDSVVAVDDERGVNAARFLLTATVYGHEGDLYLLDGGLEAWLEEIEADLETAAPGTESTPTLTAYEAARRDDAPIVDREGVEAAVEGDAVVVDTRTAAEYDQSHIPGAVQLGWEALLEDETGRLKPEDELESLLADRGIAPDDRIVLYCNTARRLSHTYVVLRHLGYENVAFYEGSLTDWVRAEAPEWDPVDLKRQVRAYADAGGFDAMVAELGEDVLNRLKLIGLYHQKQRGYFMLRTRAPGGILTAEQARVIGEVADEFARAPEAYGGPDQNPVFGDGYLDATTRQDIQMHWIRIEDIAEIWDRYDEVGLETMQACGNSVRNVVGCPAAGIDADETIDVRPTVERVSERFLGDHPYANLPRKFKVSITGCHEDCARSGIQDLGLTPAVKDGRDGFVARVGGGLSDGPRVASDIDLFVEPEQVDDLVAAMADLFMDRGSYLDTAVNRLRFLVEELGPERFRAELESYADFAFESPDEALTTDYRGDHVGVHEQDDGRSYVGLNVPTGRMGGDEFAELARLADDLGDGELRLTPNQNVLVPHLADDALEAFLDEPVVERYSPDPGPFTRGIVTCTGREFCNYGIIETKNRAIRWARELDDWAEEVGIADDHDAIRVHMSGCSASCAQPQVGDFGLRGEVYRDDHESGRAADLGLGGDLGDDEFIDWLVGKIPIDDVPDVIRETMLAYESDRGAGESFADWIDRKSDAELREIVTERPRTDPPAVGTEVS